The Salvia splendens isolate huo1 chromosome 20, SspV2, whole genome shotgun sequence nucleotide sequence GAAAATGAAGGTCCTTCGACTCAAATTTAACAACACTGACTCAAAATCCACCGCCTCTGACACAAACTTCCCCGCCTCCGAACCAAATTACAGCGCCTCCGACTCAAACTACACCGTCTCCGACTTATAATCGTGAAGGTAAAATTTTGcgataatttttaaataaaaccaaTAAAACCTCTTAATGcgacaatttttaaataaaatgccAATATGGTTGGACAATTTATATGAAGTGGTAAAACCAATAAAATGCGACAGTTTTAAATAAGAGTGAATTGCATTAAATATCCCTAACTTTTGCACTTCTTGCACCAGtgacccctaacaaaaaaaatagcgTAAGAGGggtctaacaaaatatataatcaccaACAAAATTTTTCACACCCTCAGGAACTTAAAGGGCATTCTTGTCAAATTATCCACAATGATGGTGCCACCCTACATGCAACTTGCAGCATGCTCTGTGACTGACACATCAACAAATGATATGACTAAAtattgtactattatttaatatattgtattataatattaaatataatattacaaTTCGtacttaattaaataattaatactaataatttatattaaatataattttacaaatcacacaaaataaataattaatactaataatttatataaaataaaataaatagtatcaattaactttttgtactaaatattgataaaaccatcctaaaacaaataaatactcCGCATCCTTAAATTATACATGTTATAATTAATTAGCCTGTCTCAAATCCTAAAACAAATACATATGTTTAATTACAGCACATGTCATTAACTATATTAAAACCTAATTTTCTCTTTTTGCCAGCGTTGCTATCTTCTTCccattttctgtttttttgttttctcttctCCGCATCTTAAAATTTCCTTCACAAGTTCTTCGATCATCTACAACTCTCCATAATCAGGTTAGTTGTTGCTTCCACTCGAGAATACAAAGGATGAGGGAACCAAGTGAAATTTTCAGGAACTTCAAAAACTGAAATGCAACAGCTACAGTGCTACTGCCTCTTTGGTGTATCACTATTCAAAAAACGGAAAAAAGGACATTTGGATGCGATTTGCAGCATGGTTGGAGGTGAATTCTACCCCAAAGATGGGTTTTGCGTCATCGTTGGAGATGCCCTAATAACGAAAGAGGACGTAATGAGAGAAATGAATTGAATAGAGAGGAcgaaatgagagaaatgaattGAATTGAGAGAGATAAAGATTAATTCACAAAACTCATCAACTGCGTATCATAGGAAATCTGCACCAAATATAATTCAGTATGATTTGACAAAACTCTGTAGGTATGTGAAGATGCAGAGTAGGTGTGCAGGTTTGGCGGTCATCTGACAAAATTGCTCTTCAAGCCATTTGAGCAATTTCGTCCAAAAAATGGCTAAAAACACCTCGTTTGAGATTATTGGTGCAAGAAATGAAAAAGTTAGGGATatttaattcactctttaaaTAAAACCTCTGAAAGCGGTAAAAGTAAAAACTGATTGAAATGCGACAGTTGATTGGTAATAAATTCATTTGaatatattttcctttttatatgAAGTATTTATAATTATCCATACACAGTTCGGATTTTGTCCGCCGTCATTCATTTTCTCAGTCACCCGCTGCACTTTACAGGTCGTCGGAAACAGGCAATGAAAGTCGGCGCTTTTTTCCGGCGCCGTCTCTTCCTGAAGTTCAGTGAGTAATTTCATCGAGCATTTGGCGGGCATACCGCGCAGCTGAGTCTTTGCCTCGCAATTGCACTTTCTTGAATCAGAGGGCGAATTTTGGTGAACAAATTTTAGCGGCGATGCTACTCCGTGTGGCGTCGGTCTCCCCCAAAACCTCTCTTCTTTTCTCCCACTTCTTCAAGAGCTCCAATTCCCTTCTTCAGCATTCAAAATGCTTCAGTTATCTCCGGCAGCGGCATACTTCTTCACTGAAGTCTAAAATTAACGCGAGGAACCAACCTAAAAGCCCCATTTCGATGAAAAGACAAGCAAGGCATTTTTCCTCCGATTCCGCTGAGGCTCTCCTCAGAAAAAAATCGACGGATTTGAGTAACCGAATGTCCCAAAAGGCGCGTCGAGAGGCCCCGGATATGGTTCTACGCGTGAAACTCGATCAATGCTCGAAAAACGGAGACTTGGCCGAGGCCCTTCGCCTCTACGAGGAGGCGAAGGCCAATGGCGTGGAGCTCAATCAGCATCATTACAATGTGTTGCTTTACTTGTGCTCATTAAATCCTGAGGAGGGTGGAGAGAATCTTGAGAGATTTGATAAAGGGTTTGAGATTTTTAAGCAAATGGGAGCTGATAATGTGGCCCCAAATGAGGCAACATTCACAAACATCTCTAGGTTGGCTGCTTCAAAAGAGGATCCTGAATTGGCTTTTAGTTTAGTTAAAAAGATGAAGGACAGTGGAAATGCCCCCAAATTGAGGTCGTATGGGCCGGCGTTGTTTGGATTCTGCAAGAAGGGGATGGCAGATAAGGCTTATGAGGTGGATTCTCATATGTTGGAGAGTGGCGTAGCTGCTGAGGAGGCGGAGCTCTCTGCGCTCCTCAGGGTTAGCTCTGAGGCCGAGAGGGACGGGAAGGTGTATGAAATGATGCATAGGTTGAGGGCGGCAGTGAGGCAGGTGTCTGAGGAGACTACAGCTGTGGTGGAGGAGTGGTTTAGTTCAAGAAAGGCTGCTGAGGTTGGAGCTGGGAAATGGGATGTTGGGAGCGTGAAGAGAGGGGTTTTGGAGGGAGGGGGCGGATGGCACGGCCAAGGATGGTTGGGGAAGGATGAGTGGAGAGTGGTGAGGACTAGGATGAACGAGGCTGGGGTATGCCAATCGTGCGGAGAGAAGCTGGTTTGCATTGATATTGATCCACAGGAGACGGAGAATTTTGGCAAGTCGCTTGCTAAATTAGCCGCTGAGAAGGAAGTTAAGAGCAACTTTACACAATTTCAGGTGGTTTTCTGTTTTTGCTTTCATCATCCCTTGCATTTATAGAACTAAATGTTATCTTGTTTATgctatataaagaaaaatagttGAGGTGTTGTTTTAAATATGAATACTTTGTGATGCTATAAGTGCTTATTCAGGAGTGGCTTCAACGGCATGGTCCATTTGATGCTGTGGTAGATGGTGCAAACTTGGGTCTGGCTAATCAACGCACGTTCAATTTTGGTCAGGTAAATATTGCCTCTGTAGCTTTCCTCTCAATGAGAATGCGATAAACTGAGAAAAAGAAACTGGCTATGGATATTGTTGAATCATACAATTATTACTCATGTTGGTGCATTCCTGTTTGAAGATTAAGAGAGTTGTGCATCAGTTGCGCCAAATGAGTCCGTCAAAGAAATTACCCCTCGTTGTTCTACACCAAGCACGAGTCAGAGGTGGTCCGGCTCTGCAGCCGAACAACAAGAAATTGTTGGAAAGCTGGAAAAACGCTGGCGCACTTTATGCTACACCTCAGGGTTCAAATGATGATTGGTACTTGACCATATTTTTCTCTATTCTCTAGCATTCATGTTTAGGTGTTTACAATATTGAAATTATAACAATCGATTTAATCTTCAGTTAGGACTGGTGTATATGTTAGCTTAGTTTCTTCAGTTTCTGTGAAGGGTCACGCTACCATCTGAATATGTATTTGTGTCGAGTAATACTGAGCATTCAGTGCTGTTTTTAGTGTACACGACTATAGCATATCCTCTAGCTTCGATTTTGTTCATGCCGTATTGTTACTTCAAGAAGATCAAGAAAATGTATATACTTGCATTACTAAAAAAAGGGGATACGCAATATGTATCCTGGGATTTCAAGACATATTAATTGAAGCTACGCTgttcgtttttttatatattttcttgCTTTCCTTAGGTATTGGCTGTATGCTGCTGTGAGTTCAAGGTGTTTGCTTGTGACAAATGATGAGATGAGAGATCATTTGTTCAACCTTTTAGGCAATAGCTTCTTCCCTAGATGGAAAGAAAAGCACCAGGTACTTTCTCTTCTATGCTTTTCGGGTTTATTTTTCACTAGTTTTTGGTTACAATTTGAGGTCCTGTTCTAGGTGATCTCAGATAATGCAAATTtgaactattttattttctaaattatgATCAGGTCCGTTTAAAATATGCCACTGAACACGGGCTTACATTGCACATGCCACCACCATATTCAATCGTTATCCAGGTTGGTTAGTTTAGTTCAGACTCATCTTTGATGAAAACGTCCTTGTGGTACATCTCGGGTTTCACTCAAATTCCACTAACATGATATCAGGAGTCGGAACGAGGCCAATGGCACATACCTACTGTGACTGGAGATGATCTTGAGGCCACCAGACAATGGATTTGTGCTACAAGGGCAAGACGGGACGCATAGCTAGGTTCCATTACCAACATCCTTCATTTTTTCAGCAATAAAACTATGCTCTTTCCTCTTAGATATACAAAGTTTTTCGATATTGTAATTGCGTATAATACATTGTGTTATTTCTTATAGTTAATTTCACACTCAACTAGCATAATGGCAGATTCATTTATGAATGAGCACAGTTGTCTTTGATCTATTAACATTATATTACAATCTAATGATCTAACTGGATCTTACAGCATCAATTGCAACAATTAAATTGTCAATTTTGGCTCCTGTTACTTCTTTAACAATCTTGCTATCCTTCAAAATCTTGAAGGTAGGAACCACCTTGATCCCCAGCTCTTTTGCAAGTGGCTGCAAATGAAATATATACAGATGAGATCAAACCCccctcacacacacacacacacacacacacacacacacatatatatatatatatatatatatgtctaGCGAAAGAGATTAATATAAATTGTTACTTCACTAACTCTGTTTTCATTGTTGCAGTCGAGCTTCAAGAACACAACATCGTTGTATTTTTCAGACAGTTCCTGATATCTTGGCGCGATTACCTTACAAGGTCCGCACCTGCACAAATCATATGTGAATTATTATTTCACAACTGCATATACAAAGTCTTGGCATTGAATTGAATGTTTATCTCTGACATTTACATCAAGTTGATACCAAAAAACATGAACTAGGTAATTTCTTGGTTGGTGAtttaatagttaaaatagaATACAAAAATATAGGCTAATCTGTTCTTTATTAAGATTGGGTTGGAACAATGGATTGAGCTAACTGTGTTTGACTCATTAAACTGTTAGGATTGGAGAAATTGTAGTGACTAGGATTAAAATCTTAACCACAAATCttatgaaaaatgaaaagtaattGCCCACAAAAATGTGCCTACTTTCCCTACTCAAGATTATGGTGTGAGTTAGCTTATAGAAAACCATTAGTTTCACTTCATTGAATCCATTTCCTTTTATCCATCATTCATATCTAAGTTGAAGAATGCAAATCTGCTAAAAAATTGCAGCACAAGGCCCTAACTCAACAATTTGTAGTATAAAAAAAAACCTCGGTCCACTAAAAATACGCATAGTTGtgtatgacacgagttttaatgtgcaattcgTAAATTAAGAGAAATGGTGATAGTAAATTgcgagatccatattattagtaaaattttaatgtttaaaaCTTTAGACAACCAAAAAAGGTAAAATtggtctatttttttttaaaggcagtaataaaaaaaaatttggatacGATAAGCTCACCACTGAGTGTACATATCCACAACAACAGTCTTATCACCGGCGGCTTTGACGATGGGCCAAAAGGTATCGTTCGTAACAGCCGTCACCGTCCCCACCTCCGCCACGACCTCCACCTCGGCCGGCTCCACAGCCGCGTCCAAGCTGCACCTCACCCCCACGCTCAAGCTCAGCCTCCTCTTCACCAGCTGGGGGCAATCGCCCCGTACAAATAGCTGCTTCGCCGCAACTCCATGCACCCATGAATTCTGCATCATTGAACTCCTCGGAACTGCACTGTATAATTGCAACGCCATTATATTTGACTGTGTGAAAAAAAAGTGTGTGCAAAGGGAGAGAGAGACAGATAGATAAAGAGTGAGAATTGAAGAGAGGAATATATTTGGGGGAGCAATGAAACTGGGCCGTTAATTTCTTGGAATGACGAAAAAGCTCTCAGGATCTTTTTGTTTGTCCGAATATGCCCTAATTTTTGTGGCAATAACGTCTGCAGATCTAAGTTCTTAAATCAGGAGTTTGTGAGAGTAGATTTGCTGCCATAGAATTCGAGTCGAAAAATCAAAGATTTGCTTTTGGATACATTACCATCTCAACTTACCACTTGTGTTTTAGTTTACTCGCTAGCCCCTCCTACTTAGAAATACTATCTCCGTCTCTgataaatatgaatatttggCAAAATACTATCTCTGTCTCTgataaatatgaatatttggttTGCCATGTGTAGGAAAAACATGGGAAATGTGGGGAAAAAGAGAGGCTTTTGGCCTTTCATGTGGCTAAGTCCTTTGGCCTTTCAACCCCATTTTCTTTATGTCTTGTCTTGATTGCAAGACCTTTCACTTGtttttctagcctataaataggctttgATCTTGAAGTAGAACACACCAACAACACCACAAAATATTCTCTCTACTCTCTAGTCTCTACATCATAGtatgcatcttaggagcattgtctagctcgattctcggaactccatcaagttcgccggtgcctagcgggtttgaggtgcttctacacgctaggaggaagtcgttttatctttgggggcaatacgc carries:
- the LOC121783056 gene encoding proteinaceous RNase P 1, chloroplastic/mitochondrial-like; its protein translation is MLLRVASVSPKTSLLFSHFFKSSNSLLQHSKCFSYLRQRHTSSLKSKINARNQPKSPISMKRQARHFSSDSAEALLRKKSTDLSNRMSQKARREAPDMVLRVKLDQCSKNGDLAEALRLYEEAKANGVELNQHHYNVLLYLCSLNPEEGGENLERFDKGFEIFKQMGADNVAPNEATFTNISRLAASKEDPELAFSLVKKMKDSGNAPKLRSYGPALFGFCKKGMADKAYEVDSHMLESGVAAEEAELSALLRVSSEAERDGKVYEMMHRLRAAVRQVSEETTAVVEEWFSSRKAAEVGAGKWDVGSVKRGVLEGGGGWHGQGWLGKDEWRVVRTRMNEAGVCQSCGEKLVCIDIDPQETENFGKSLAKLAAEKEVKSNFTQFQEWLQRHGPFDAVVDGANLGLANQRTFNFGQIKRVVHQLRQMSPSKKLPLVVLHQARVRGGPALQPNNKKLLESWKNAGALYATPQGSNDDWYWLYAAVSSRCLLVTNDEMRDHLFNLLGNSFFPRWKEKHQVRLKYATEHGLTLHMPPPYSIVIQESERGQWHIPTVTGDDLEATRQWICATRARRDA
- the LOC121783057 gene encoding thioredoxin F2, chloroplastic-like isoform X2; the encoded protein is MALQLYSAVPRSSMMQNSWVHGVAAKQLFVRGDCPQLVKRRLSLSVGVRCSLDAAVEPAEVEVVAEVGTVTAVTNDTFWPIVKAAGDKTVVVDMYTQWCGPCKVIAPRYQELSEKYNDVVFLKLDCNNENRPLAKELGIKVVPTFKILKDSKIVKEVTGAKIDNLIVAIDAVRSS
- the LOC121783057 gene encoding thioredoxin F2, chloroplastic-like isoform X1 codes for the protein MALQLYSAVPRSSMMQNSWVHGVAAKQLFVRGDCPQLVKRRLSLSVGVRCSLDAAVEPAEVEVVAEVGTVTAVTNDTFWPIVKAAGDKTVVVDMYTQWCGPCKVIAPRYQELSEKYNDVVFLKLDCNNENRVSEPLAKELGIKVVPTFKILKDSKIVKEVTGAKIDNLIVAIDAVRSS